GCCATCTGGCTTCCGTACACCTATTCCCAGGCTCTGACCTTACTCAATGGCTTGGGTCCAGTTTCCATGGCCTTGTCCTTTTGGAGCTGGGCTTATTTCTACTGCCTGTAGCCATTCTCATCATTATCTTACTTTTTCATCCTGGAGTCAaagaattttgctttttattttgatgtataaTAGATACATGATTTCATGGGTAGGCCTAAAACATTATCGAAACCCCCTGCCCAACATCCACCTGGTTCATAGCATGGTGCATAACACAGGATTATTGGTTGCAAGTTATAGGACCCCCAACTCACTGgcttaagtaaaaaagaaatgtattatctcaccTAACAGATAAATGCAGGAGAATTTAGGTGCTTCTAAATGACTGCAGGAAGGTGATTTTCCCCCATCTTCTGGCTCTGCTTTCTTATGTGTTCTCTGCATTGGGTGGCCACCATTTGTTGCAGGATTAGCTCCTACAAGTTTCTTCTTTCCCTCAATAGAAACAGCTTTCCTTACCTAGAAGTTTGAGTAAAGGTCTCAGTACCAAATTCCATTGGCCAGCCTGGGGCAGGTACTCATCCCCTTGAGCCAGGGTTGACTACAGTTGAACCATGTCGACTGAGAGTGGCAGAGGGGTAATTTCCTAAAGGAACATCAGGCTGTTGTCActaagaagaggaggaagagcttCAGGTCAAACAGTAACCCTAGGCTTTCAACACAGTCTCCAGTAAATAGTTGTCCAAGGATtgcataaataaatgagtgaattagGGAAGACAAAGTAGTATTGGAACATTACCATATTTCTTGTAGTAAATCCACCCAAGTTAAAGCACTTGGTAGAGCATCACTTGTTCTCAATCTTTGACCACATgagtttatgtatttactgttACCTGTGCTTCTGCCCAGAGCTGTTCCAGACAACTATAAGGTGATTTTTCTGCAAGGAGGTGGGTGCGGCCAGTTCAGTGCTGTCCCCTTAAACCTCATTGGCTTGAAAGCAGGAAGGTGTGCGGACTATGTGGTGACAGGAGCTTGGTCAGCTAAGGCCGCAGAAGAAgccaagaagtttgggactatAAATATCGTTCACCCTAAACTTGGGAGTTATACAAGTAAGTTCTGGGAGCTGAGCTGGGTGGTGACATGCTCAATGGTGGGTTACCCCAACCCAGGGCAATCTgtagttttcaattattttctccccTTGACAGTTGTTAGTTCATTACCATTTAGATTGGGTGGCTGTACTAGCTAAGACTAGAGCCTATGCATactcttactttattttattttctattttttttctagacagagttttgctttgtcacccaggctggagtgcagtggcgcaatctcagctcactgcaacctccgcctcccaggttcaggcgattctcctgcctcagcctcccaagtagctgggattacaggtgctggccaccacgcctggctaatttttgtgtttttagtagagacagagtttaaccatgttggccaggctgcttttgaactcctgacctcaggtgatccgcctgcctcggcctcccagagtgctgggattacaggcgtgagccactgtgcctggcctatgcaTACTCTTCTTGCAGAAGCTAGTCAGTAGTTAGTAGTAGTTTTTCAGCTAATTAGCTGAAAAAGTCCAGGGGCTGGTTTGGCTTTAGATATGGCTTGATCAGGGGCCCCAACAATGTCTCCAGGACCTGGTGGCTCCACAGGCAGAAAAAGCTGTCCCTTTCTTGAAAGGTGGCTGCAGCTGCTCCTGACCTTATATTCTCCCAAGTTTCAATGCCTTTATGGAGCATTCCCAGTAATGGTCTCATGTCCTGTGCCCCATTCTGAATCAGTCCCTGTGGCCATGCCTGAGTTGCATTCTACCTCTGGGCTGTGGGTTTCATTGGCTCCCCTGGAACTACATGGGCTGAGAGTAGGTGAGGGCTGGGGTTGCAAGAAGAAGCTACTAGTCCAATGGATGTAGGATAGATGGATACTGGGTGACAAGTAAAAACTCAGATATCTCCCATGCCTTTTgaaaaaatttactttattttattttgttgagacagagtctttctatgttgcccaggttggagtacagtggctcttCACAGGCAGGATCATAGCACACtgtagcctccagctcctgggctcaagtgatcctcccaccttagcctcctaaatatctgggactatgggcacataccaccatgcccaccttccCATGCCATTTTTGAAGATGATTTGTTCCCAGTAAAAGTCAAAAGGTTGGATCGCTCATCCTCTCAGGATGTTGGTAATGATGGTAACAAAGGATGAGGCTGGGAGGGTGCTTTCACTCGTGCAACACTTTGGAGTCAGTTAGTCTTTCCCTGCTAGGGGAGGCCTGTCAGTCTCCTGGTTGACTCCCATCTATGTAAGGAAAGAGGAGAGTGAAAAGTGCAAAGTCTCAAACTTGTCTTCTGTGATAGAAATTCCAGATCCAAGCACCTGGAACCTCAACCCAGATGCCTCCTACGTGTATTATTGCGCAAATGAGACGGTGCATGGTGTGGAGTTTGACTTTATACCCGATGTCAAGGGAGCAGTACTGGTTTGTGACATGTCCTCAAACTTCCTGTCCAAGCCAGTGGATGTTTCCAAGGTAGAGTATAAAAGGCAGGGTGGGGGGAACCCACTGACTCGGTTTCTGCAGggacattttaatatatacaagAGCGGGAAGAACCATGGGTGTTTGAGGCCTGCAGAACCCCTGAGCCAGTGCAGCTGCCAGTGAGCAGGCTGCCAGGTGCGAATTCCCAGCTGTTGCAGTGCCTGAGTCCTGCTGTTCCCAGCCTCGTGGTGATGTTTGCCTCACAGGGTCCCACTCGAGTCCTTGGGGAACTACCTGCTTTTGAGAGTGGTTCTTAGAAACGTGTTTGGTCAACAGATGGGGAGAGACTTGTCTTCAAGAGCAGATGCAGATTATCCCGAGCCCAGGGGACCTATGTGAGGGAGCTTCCCCTTGCCTGGTACCCACCTCCAAAAGCATCAACAGGATACCGTTTTATGAGTGGCTTGCCAAGGCAGTGCAGTGGGACCTGCGCTGTAGGTACATGCCCCAGGGGGCGATGTGGGTAAAGAATCTAAGAACAACAGTTGAACTGACTGAGTGGTATTCTCCCTTTTTAATTGggataaaatataacaaattttaccatttaatataaaatataccattttaaccatttttaagtatactgGTCAGTGGCATTGAgagcattcacattgttgtgcaggcatcaccaccatccatctccagaacttttacATCTTCCCAAATGAAATCTGtacattaaacactaactccctctctccccaccgtCCAGCCCCTGGCAGTCTCCATTctagtttctgtctctgtgaatttgactactctaggtatctCTAGAAGTGAATCATGtactatttgtccttttgtgtctggcttattgcACTTAGcagaatgtcttcaaggttctATTGCACTTAGcagaatgtcttcaaggttcGCCCATGTTGTACTGTGTGTCagaacttcctttctttttaaaggctgaatagtaatTGTTTAGATATACTGTATTTGGTTTATGGTCTGCTTTTTATTATCGCCAGGCACTGGcaattttaaataactataaattactttcccccacccccaacttccTGCCAACGCTCAATTTTCCTAAGGGTTTCGTGGAGAGAGGCATGGGAGAGGGTTCTGTAACTTGCACAACAGAATTACCTAAAGTACCTTTAAGCCtttgttttctataatttcttcTCCCTCAAGCAGCTTGTCCCATCCCTTCTCTTTGTCATAGCAGTCCCTTTCTCAGCACCTTCTGACTGTTCTTTCATACAgatgtaaatagattaaaaaatctgttttggccaggtgcagtggctcaggcctgtaatcccagcactttgggaggccgaggagggtggatcatgagatcaggagttcaagaccagcctggccaacatggtgaaaccccatctttactaaaaatacaaaaattcgctgggcatggtggcacacgctgtaatcccagcaactcggcaggctgaggcaggaaaattgcttgaacccgggaggcagaggctgcagtgagccgagattgcgccactgcactccagcctgggtgccagagcaagactccgtctcaaaagaaaaaaaaatgtttcttctcttGGTAACCAGGGAGAGTTAGAGGCCCCACTTTAAAGACTCCTTTCTACTTTGGGGGTAGAAAGGAGGTGTGCAGAGCGAATGTGAATATGTGCCAGGACTTCGCAGTGATGGGCTTGGGTTAGCCCCATCCAGGTGGGGACCAGGCTGACGGATCATCCTCAGGCTTTGGAACTCTGAGTATGGGTTTGCTGTCCACATGGAGATTGCTTTAGAACATGAACTGCTCCCTACACAGGATAGAgtcatttccttaaaaaaattgtgCTTCGGGAAGAGTTGGGAAGTTTGCATACATGTATGAAAAATGGCCAAATCCTTCTTAAGCAGcatgtctttctctttttaagtttggtGTGATTTTTGCTGGTGCCCAGAAGAATGTTGGCTCTGCTGGGGTCACCGTGGTGATTGTCCGTGATGACCTGCTGGGGTTTGCCCTCCGAGAGTGCCCCTCGGTCCTGGAATACAAGGTGCAGGCTGGAAACAGCTCCTTGTACAACACGCCTCCATGTTTCAGGTAACTCTGGGAGTCAGTCTTGTGGACCCAGggaggggtctcactatttttCATCAAAGCGgaggttacattttaaaataaaacatgtaagcctgggcgcggtggctcacgcctgtaatcttagcaatttgggaggctgaggtggatggaccacttgaggtcaggagctagagaccagcctgaccaacatggtgaaaccctgtctttaccaaaaatacaaaattatccaggcgtggtggcacatgcctataatcccagctactaagcaggctgaggcaggagaatctcttgaacctgggaggtggagattgcagtgagctgagatggcaccattgcactccagcctgggtgacagagggagactccatctcaaaataaataaataaataagcaaacaaacaaacaaataataagtaaaataaagcaaagcaTGTTTCCAGGAGCCGGTGATCAAATGCCCCAGATATCCTATCAGATTCTCTGCCCAGCTCACCTCTCCCTCTGCACCCTCTCTTTACCATTTGATCAGCTTTTCCTCTTGTTCTTTTCTGGggatgttgttttttgtttggtctTGGTAATCCAGGATCCGGTGGTTCACCATTAACCCAAAAGCTCTCTATACATGAGGTGCTGTGGCCTGCATCTCAAACAGCCAGTGCAGCTTTGGAGAAGAACTTTCAAAAGCTGGGCCTcccctgccttcatttctttctctgtcGGGCCTGCGGGAAGCTGGCTGCCTGACAGAACATACTGGCTTAAATACCtttctgggttttgttgttgttgttttttgagacggagtctcgctctattgccagcctggagtgcagtggcacgatctcggctcactgcaacctccacctcccaggttcaagcgattctcctgcctcagcctcccgagtagctgggattacaggcacgtgccaccacacccagctaatttttgtatttttagtagagatggagtttcaccatgttggtcaggctgctcttgaactcctgacctcaggttatccgccggctttggcctcctaaagcgttgggattacaggcatgagccaccacaaccggccatCTTTCTGTATTTTAGCCTAATCTGAAGGGGTCCTTTTAGCCTGGCTCTCATTCGCTGAGTGGGGGCTGCGTTGCAGCACTTCAGGAAGAGCAAGGTTGCTCTGCCTCAGGATCCTATAACTCCCAAACTTGGGTATTTTGAGAAAATCTTCATGGCTCTTAAGATTTACAATTGCCTAAGGAGTCTagtatttactagctgtgtgaccttaggcaagtcacttaacgtGTCTGTGTGGTAGGTTCTAGAAGTAATAGTAGTACCCCTTTCACtgggttgctgtgaagattaacatacatataaataaatctgtgtatatatataaaaattttaaattttgcactGAGTACCTGGTACTTGGTGATTGATAAATATTAGCTgctatattattattgttattgtgagTTCTCAGAGCCTCAGCAGGAGCAGACACAAGGGAAGAGCTGGAGTTTGTAGATTTAACTTTCCAGGGCCACTATGATGCAGAACGGTGATGCTTTATGTGTATGACCGTTTAATCCTCCCAACCACCCTAGTAGGTAGCCAGTGTTATGATCATGATTCCCATTTTGCAAGTGAGGAAGCCAAGGTCATATTTTAGGAAGTGGCCTGGCTGGGGTGTGAACGCAGGCCATCTGACTCTAGATCCTGGGTATGTACATTCTGCCATTAGTGCTCTCTCTTCACCAGCAAAAGGATGAGTGTGGATTTGCATGTGTTTGCAGGATTCTGCCTTAGGAGAATAGTTCACTGTTGGAGTCCAGCTCTTCCCTCAACAGGATTTTCTTGTCTTCCTGGAAGTTCTCTTAAAGGAGCGTAGGAAAGAGGAGGCTCAGGTTGGTGCAGTTAGTGGTTCCATCTGGGCCAGGATTTTGTCAGAGCTTCCCCTCCTCCAGGTGCTGCTTAGGGAAAATGTCTTCTACATAATTTACTATGGAAaggaaagagttttttttttgttttttgtttttttttttgacagaatctcgctctgttgcccagggtggagtgcagtggcgtgatctcagctcgctgcaacctccgcctcc
This genomic window from Pan paniscus chromosome 11, NHGRI_mPanPan1-v2.0_pri, whole genome shotgun sequence contains:
- the PSAT1 gene encoding phosphoserine aminotransferase isoform X2, with amino-acid sequence MDAPRQVVNFGPGPAKLPHSVLLEIQKELLDYKGVGISVLEMSHRSSDFAKIINNTENLVRELLAVPDNYKVIFLQGGGCGQFSAVPLNLIGLKAGRCADYVVTGAWSAKAAEEAKKFGTINIVHPKLGSYTKIPDPSTWNLNPDASYVYYCANETVHGVEFDFIPDVKGAVLVCDMSSNFLSKPVDVSKFGVIFAGAQKNVGSAGVTVVIVRDDLLGFALRECPSVLEYKVQAGNSSLYNTPPCFSIYVMGLVLEWIKNNGGAAAMEKLSSIKSQTIYEIIDNSQGFYVSVGGIRASLYNAVTIEDVQKLAAFMKKFLEMHQL